In a single window of the Bos javanicus breed banteng chromosome 16, ARS-OSU_banteng_1.0, whole genome shotgun sequence genome:
- the LOC133227577 gene encoding G1/S-specific cyclin-D2-like translates to MELLCGEVEPVRRAVPDANLLHDDRVLQNLLTIEERYLPQCSYFKCVQKDIQPYMRRMVATWMLEVCEEQKCEEEVFPLAINYLDRFLAGVPTPKTHLQLLGAVCMFLASKLKETIPLTAEKLCIYTDNSIKPQELLEWELVVLGKLKWNLAAVTPHDFIEHILRKLPQPSEKLSLIRKHAQTFIALCATDFKFAMYPLSMIATGSVGAAICGLQQDEDVSSLTGDALVDLLAKITNTDVDCLKACQEQIEVVLLNSLQQYRQDQGDGSKSEDELDQASTPTDVRDIDL, encoded by the coding sequence ATGGAGCTGCTGTGCGGCGAGGTGGAGCCGGTCCGCAGGGCCGTGCCGGACGCCAACCTGCTCCACGACGACCGCGTGTTGCAGAACTTGCTGACCATCGAGGAGCGCTACCTGCCCCAGTGCTCCTACTTCAAGTGCGTGCAGAAGGACATTCAGCCCTACATGCGCAGGATGGTGGCCACCTGGATGCTGGAGGTCTGTGAGGAGCAGAAGTGCGAAGAGGAGGTCTTTCCTCTCGCCATCAATTACCTGGACCGCTTCTTGGCCGGAGTCCCAACTCCGAAGACCCATCTGCAGCTGCTGGGGGCCGTGTGCATGTTCCTGGCGTCCAAGCTCAAAGAGACCATCCCGCTGACCGCTGAGAAGTTATGCATTTACACCGACAACTCCATCAAGCCTCAGGAGCTGCTGGAGTGGGAGCTGGTGGTGCTGGGCAAGTTGAAATGGAACCTGGCGGCTGTCACCCCCCACGACTTCATCGAACACATCCTTCGCAAGCTGCCTCAGCCCAGTGAGAAGCTGTCGCTGATTCGCAAGCACGCCCAGACCTTCATCGCTCTGTGCGCCACTGACTTCAAGTTCGCCATGTACCCGCTGTCGATGATTGCAACTGGAAGCGTGGGGGCCGCCATCTGTGGGCTTCAGCAGGATGAGGATGTGAGCTCGCTCACTGGAGACGCCCTGGTGGATCTCCTGGCAAAGATCACCAACACCGATGTGGATTGCCTCAAAGCCTGCCAGGAGCAGATTGAGGTGGTGCTGCTGAATAGCCTGCAGCAGTACCGTCAGGACCAGGGCGATGGATCCAAGTCGGAGGATGAGCTGGACCAAGCCAGCACCCCTACAGATGTTCGGGATATCGACCTGTGA